From the Quercus lobata isolate SW786 chromosome 6, ValleyOak3.0 Primary Assembly, whole genome shotgun sequence genome, one window contains:
- the LOC115950320 gene encoding uncharacterized protein LOC115950320 — MIYINIYYGGPLSNANPYDGVSFQGPGIQCYYMMIRRKLKTLNELKVKIMEELQVNPALHDIHITFRSPYEVLNQCINYRYMAITEDKHVKFMFSKMDKWKQAADFELYVTLEPRAEVGVEDEIVQTTTSLQFAVLDDRCTTLGGYTPSFQETPVTIESEPENRYEDQFCTHQGESSTVPVVEDEDEDEDYSGEDSEDRDEYEERIDDGDFDRGLDDHEITPISHVDDMPECDEDDEDANARVQHVTNTTLVYEPPASSFYENTWENMVDPEVGQQAFASSWNADMNFAKGLIFANKKAVRRALTIYAAKHNRNFVTSRSTTSRLSVKCSDESCMWYVGAVMKPELGLWMVTSYRGPHSCMPLATALDGRMMDCNFLAEEFVPLLKEKHTATIYHLRHFIKGKYYGHILSYYKIWDAKQRGIAKIFGDWEESYQRLRKLLLAYWDQEPGTRFWFHTIPRDEFGDTILRYIFWAFAPCIAGFKHCKPVISIDGTHLYGKYRGVLLIAMATDANNKVLPLAFAVVDKESGSSWGWFLERLRNALGDVIADKDICIISDRHKGIQSAIANWPRHDDGRQRVVHRYCLRHVASNFNTHFQDATLKSLALKAGYATQESKFELYMQPIKEAEIEALRKKRRTEQQESAPDSSIMPYTYLMNEDLDKWTQLHDGGYRYGAMTTNVSENYS; from the exons AtgatctatataaatatatactacgGTGGACCCCTTAGCAATGCCAACCCTTATGATGGAGTCTCATTTCAAGGTCCGGGTATCCAGTGCTACTATATGATGATACGCCGTAAGCTAAAGACCCTGAATGAGCTGAAAGTAAAAATTATGGAAGAGTTGCAAGTGAACCCTGCTTTGCATGACATACATATTACTTTCCGTTCTCCATATGAAGTCCTCAATCAATGCATTAATTACAGATATATGGCGATAACAGAGGACAAACATGTGAAATTCATGTTTAGTAAGATGGACAAATGGAAACAAGCAGCAGATTTTGAGTTGTACGTCACTTTGGAGCCGCGTGCAGAAGTTGGTGTAGAGGACGAAATTGTACAAACAACTACATCTCTACAGTTTGCAGTCCTAGATGATCGATGCACCACATTGGGAGGCTATACACCCTCTTTTCAAGAGACACCAGTAACAATTGAGAGCGAACCTGAAAATAGATATGAAGATCAATTTTGTACACATCAAGGTGAATCCTCTACAGTTCCAGtagttgaagatgaagatgaagacgaAGACTATTCTGGGGAAGATAGTGAGGATAGAGATGAGTATGAAGAGAGGATTGACGATGGTGACTTTGACAGGGGTCTTGATGACCATGAAATTACTCCCATTTCTCATGTTGATGATATGCCtgaatgtgatgaagatgatgaggaCGCTAATGCTAGAGTTCAGCATGTTACAAATACGACCCTTGTTTATGAACCTCCTGCCtcatcattttatgaaaatacttgggaaaatatggttgatcctgAAGTTGGTCAGCAAGCATTTGCTTCTTCTTGGAATGCAGACATGAATTTTGCGAAAGGGTTGATTTTTGCTAATAAAAAGGCGGTGAGACGTGCATTAACAATTTACGCCGCAAAGCATAACAGAAACTTTGTGACTAGTAGGTCGACCACAAGTAGACTGTCTGTGAAATGCAGCGATGAATCATGCATGTGGTACGTTGGGGCAGTTATGAAGCCTGAACTCGGACTATGGATGGTCACATCTTATAGGGGTCCTCATAGTTGTATGCCCCTTGCCACGGCCCTtgatggtagaatgatggatTGTAATTTTCTAGCAGAAGAATTTGTTCCATTGTTGAAAGAGAAACACACGGCAACAATTTATCACCTCAGACATTTCATTAAAGGGAAGTATTATGGGCATATTCTTTCTTACTATAAGATATGGGATGCGAAACAACGAGGTATTGCAAAGATATTTGGGGATTGGGAagagtcttaccaaaggttgAGAAAGTTATTGTTAGCATATTGGGATCAAGAACCTGGCACCCGTTTCTGGTTTCACACCATACCCAGGGACGAGTTCGGTGATACAATATTGCGCTATATATTTTGGGCTTTCGCTCCATGCATTGCAGGATTCAAACATTGTAAGCCAGTGATCAGTATTGATGGGACCCATTTGTATGGTAAATATCGAGGAGTGTTGTTGATTGCAATGGCCACCGATGCCAACAACAAGGTTTTGCCTCTTGCCTTTGCCGTTGTGGACAAAGAGTCAGGTTctagttgggggtggtttttaGAACGCCTCAGGAATGCACTGGGGGATGTGATAGCAGATAAGGACATCTGCATAATTTCTGACCGACATAAGGGTATTCAAAGTGCAATTGCAAACTGGCCTAGACATGATGATGGACGACAACGAGTAGTTCACagatattgccttcgacatgttgctagcaacttcaacacGCATTTTCAGGATGCCACTTTAAAGTCATTAGCCTTAAAAGCGGGGTATGCTACTCAGGAATCTAAATTTGAGTTGTACATGCAACCTATCAAGGAAGCTGAGATCGAGGCCCTTAGGAAGAAACGGAGAACCGAGCAGCAGGAAAGTGCACCCGACTCATCCATCATGCCATACACATATCTAATGAACGAGGATCTAGACAAGTGGACCCAACTACATGATGGTGGATACCGTTATGGGGCTATGACAACCAATGTTTCGGA AAATTACTCGTGA
- the LOC115995158 gene encoding uncharacterized protein LOC115995158, whose product MKSLLGLYDAWEIHCGQAEIWRQITVAGDTCTEVTDCISQVLGLHILGWLSRLAFPPPRCLLVLPPRPLSCGVFPNFDSIFVPRDKDVSNCEGSADLHHSPSIVEFDETSSQISCRDAQSSSELSIPKSPPVLLKGSVTTLNVDVLEQTVLPLQNQLLTHLESMNLLQHKSMTQVVESTFIVLDRLLVNYTPFQERVKEFIACASSFADIE is encoded by the exons ATGAAGTCGTTACTTGGATTATATGATGCATGGGAGATTCATTGCGGACAGGCTGAGATCTGGAGGCAGATTACTGTTGCTGGAGACACTTGTACTGAAG TGACAGATTGTATAAGTCAAGTTTTAGGACTTCATATTCTGGGTTGGTTGAGCCGGCTTGCTTTCCCTCCTCCTCGATGTTTATTAGTTCTTCCACCTCGGCCTCTCTCTTGTG GTGTTTTCCCTAATTTTGATTCCATATTTGTTCCTCGAGATAAAGATGTGTCTAATTGTGAAGGCTCTGCTGACCTGCATCATAGCCCTTCAATTGTTGAATTTGATGAGACGTCATCACAAATATCTTGTCGTGACGCTCAGTCTTCGAGTGAATTGTCAATCCCCAAGAGTCCTCCTGTTTTGCTAAAAGGTAGCGTAACAACTTTAAACGTGGATGTGCTTGAGCAGACAGTGTTGCCTCTTCAAAATCAGCTTCTTACCCATCTTGAATCAATGAATCTGCTTCAACACAAGTCCATGACACAGGTGGTGGAATCTACTTTTATCGTTTTGGATCGTCTATTAGTTAATTATACACCTTTTCAAGAGCGTGTGAAGGAGTTCATTGCCTGTGCATCATCATTTGCTGATATAGAGTAG